In Rhodopirellula islandica, one DNA window encodes the following:
- the rpsB gene encoding 30S ribosomal protein S2, with protein sequence MANEIVKEMIEAGVHFGHRTSLWNPKMAPYIFGKKNQIHILDIRETLRGLLRAKKYLSQVAAGGSLILFVGTKRQAGEAVEEQSLRCGMPFVSERWLGGTLTNFRTIRSRLGRLEELEALRKGDGINEYSKKMQSSLNREYRKMYRNLNGLRSMNRLPEVMFIVDPGKERNAVREAKRLGITTVALIDTDSDPSQIDLPIPGNDDGIRSVEMIMRELADAVIAGKGQTQTEAAPNTQAAPEAAAAPAEEVAAAPSEG encoded by the coding sequence ATGGCAAACGAAATTGTCAAAGAGATGATTGAAGCTGGTGTCCACTTTGGTCACCGCACCAGTCTCTGGAACCCGAAGATGGCTCCTTACATCTTCGGTAAGAAAAACCAAATCCACATTCTCGACATTCGCGAAACCCTGCGTGGTTTGCTGCGAGCGAAGAAGTATCTGTCGCAAGTCGCCGCTGGCGGCAGCTTGATTCTGTTCGTCGGCACCAAGCGTCAAGCTGGGGAAGCCGTTGAAGAGCAGTCGCTGCGTTGCGGGATGCCTTTTGTCAGCGAGCGTTGGCTCGGTGGCACCCTGACCAACTTCCGCACCATTCGCAGCCGACTGGGCCGTTTGGAAGAGCTGGAAGCCCTGCGGAAGGGTGACGGCATCAACGAATACAGCAAGAAGATGCAGTCGTCGTTGAACCGCGAATATCGCAAGATGTATCGCAACTTGAACGGTTTGCGATCGATGAACCGGTTGCCGGAAGTCATGTTCATCGTCGACCCAGGCAAAGAACGCAACGCGGTTCGCGAAGCCAAACGTTTGGGCATCACGACCGTTGCTCTGATCGATACCGACAGCGACCCAAGCCAAATCGATTTGCCGATTCCAGGCAACGATGACGGGATTCGCAGCGTTGAAATGATCATGCGAGAACTGGCGGACGCTGTGATCGCTGGCAAGGGACAAACCCAAACCGAAGCGGCACCCAACACCCAGGCTGCTCCGGAAGCCGCTGCCGCGCCCGCAGAAGAAGTCGCCGCCGCTCCCAGCGAAGGCTGA
- the tsf gene encoding translation elongation factor Ts — translation MTTISAKAVSELRKSTGAGMMDCKKALEESGGDLDGAMDYLRKKGQKVAAKRADREASEGVVAAVVEGKKGLLLALSCETDFVAKNEAFIELTNTIAKMAFDANCTTIDEVNALEIDGTTVKERLVNETGKVGEKIEVSNLEVVEGENLASYIHAGAKIGVLVSYKDGGKEDAPLFFRGVSMHIAAMKPSILHPNEFDEEFVAKETEALQAQINAENELNERENLGKPMKNVPQFASRRQLTPEVLAATEDAIKEELKAEGKPEKIWDKIVPGKLERFIADNTLLDQERCLLSQFYALDDSKTVEAAIKEFHPEAEVVVFKRVSVN, via the coding sequence ATGACGACGATTTCCGCCAAGGCGGTGAGCGAACTTCGCAAGTCCACCGGCGCCGGGATGATGGATTGCAAGAAGGCATTGGAAGAATCCGGTGGCGACTTGGATGGCGCGATGGACTACCTCCGCAAAAAAGGCCAGAAGGTCGCGGCCAAGCGAGCGGATCGCGAAGCTTCCGAAGGCGTTGTGGCTGCCGTGGTTGAAGGCAAAAAAGGCTTGTTGTTGGCACTCAGTTGCGAAACCGACTTCGTTGCCAAAAACGAAGCGTTCATCGAGCTGACCAACACCATCGCCAAGATGGCTTTCGACGCCAATTGCACCACGATTGACGAAGTCAACGCACTCGAAATCGACGGCACGACGGTCAAAGAGCGTTTGGTCAACGAAACCGGCAAGGTCGGCGAGAAGATCGAAGTCTCCAATTTGGAAGTCGTCGAAGGTGAAAACCTGGCGTCGTACATCCACGCGGGTGCCAAGATCGGTGTCCTGGTGTCGTACAAAGACGGTGGCAAAGAAGACGCGCCCCTGTTCTTCCGCGGCGTCTCGATGCACATCGCTGCCATGAAACCTTCGATCCTTCACCCCAACGAATTCGATGAAGAATTCGTTGCCAAGGAAACCGAAGCACTTCAGGCTCAGATCAACGCTGAGAATGAACTGAACGAACGAGAAAACCTCGGCAAGCCGATGAAGAACGTTCCTCAGTTTGCAAGCCGTCGCCAACTGACTCCTGAAGTCTTGGCTGCGACCGAAGATGCGATCAAGGAAGAACTGAAGGCCGAAGGCAAGCCTGAGAAGATCTGGGACAAGATTGTTCCTGGTAAGCTCGAGCGTTTCATCGCCGACAACACGCTGCTCGACCAAGAGCGTTGCTTGTTGAGCCAGTTCTACGCACTGGACGACAGCAAGACCGTCGAAGCTGCGATCAAAGAATTCCACCCGGAAGCCGAAGTGGTGGTCTTCAAGCGAGTCTCCGTCAACTGA
- a CDS encoding prenyltransferase/squalene oxidase repeat-containing protein: MSGYLQELTLRLSVGASRLSPEFRSRHADWLRLRQRDDGGFAGREGESDPYYSSFALRTLWLLDELDPPTAEAAGIFLRRRMRQRDSIVDLMSLIFGAAILEMASGVVVISDEDHQWRDNVAALLADLRTDDGGFAKTPEGRAGSTYQTFLSVLCYELMEVPVPDVDGLLRFLASQQQPDGGYREIRVAKRAGVNPTAAAIGSLKTLGRLDPAQQADTIEFLLEMQSDEGGLTANTRIPFADLLSSCTGLITLVDLGAGSRIDAPRLQRYADSMQREGGFVGFELDQTPDVEYTFYGVATLSLLQTLDL, from the coding sequence TTGAGTGGTTACCTGCAAGAACTGACGTTGCGATTGTCCGTCGGTGCAAGTCGGCTGAGCCCCGAATTCCGATCTCGCCACGCAGACTGGCTGAGATTGCGACAACGCGACGACGGTGGATTTGCGGGCCGCGAAGGCGAAAGCGATCCCTACTACTCCTCCTTTGCGTTGCGAACGCTTTGGCTCCTCGACGAACTCGACCCCCCAACCGCCGAAGCAGCAGGCATTTTCCTACGCCGGCGGATGAGACAACGGGATTCCATCGTGGACCTGATGTCCCTGATCTTTGGTGCGGCGATTCTCGAAATGGCCTCCGGCGTCGTGGTGATCTCGGACGAAGACCACCAATGGCGAGACAACGTCGCGGCGTTGCTGGCAGACCTCCGCACCGACGACGGCGGATTCGCGAAAACGCCGGAGGGCCGCGCCGGCAGCACCTACCAAACGTTTCTCTCTGTGCTGTGCTACGAACTGATGGAGGTCCCCGTCCCCGACGTCGATGGCCTCCTCCGATTCCTGGCAAGCCAACAGCAACCAGATGGCGGCTACCGCGAGATCCGCGTTGCCAAACGAGCGGGCGTGAACCCGACCGCGGCTGCGATTGGATCGCTGAAGACACTCGGGCGACTGGACCCTGCTCAGCAGGCCGACACGATTGAGTTTCTGCTGGAGATGCAGAGTGACGAAGGTGGCTTGACCGCCAACACGCGAATTCCGTTCGCCGACTTGCTCAGCTCTTGCACCGGTCTGATCACGCTGGTCGACCTCGGTGCCGGTTCCAGAATCGACGCGCCGCGATTGCAGCGATACGCTGATTCCATGCAGCGAGAGGGCGGCTTCGTTGGGTTTGAACTCGACCAAACCCCGGACGTCGAATACACGTTCTATGGCGTCGCCACACTGTCGTTGCTGCAGACACTGGATCTGTAG
- the flgK gene encoding flagellar hook-associated protein FlgK, with protein MCAHERSASHFRETTMGLFGTIQQSKGALDAAQIGLQVVGNNIANANTEGYIRQRLEQTPAVAYRQGNLIQGHGVRATGVVQVIDQQLAERMFNAKTAAAGADSLSSAYGQLESLITDLDGGGLNEQFSLFNNAMHDLSTQPNDAATREFVIIQGQTLASNVQQLRTNAGELQDGWNAELDDAATQINRLTERIAQLNVEIATIEGGGTLGSDATGLRDQRYRDLEELASYVNINFQEQASGNVSVFVGGDYLIADGNRREVYSAYSEEAGGQEVRIIDTDAPLKATGGKLGAAMEARSGVFGEYVESLDQMAAALIQGVNKVHSQGQGRTGFTSLVSSNTSQPGVPLGEAELPFEPSNGSFDFNIVDSDGELVSTTRIDVRNLGTVNDSTISSIVSDINAVEGVTASLSGDGRIRIDSDSATAQFTFGQDTSGFVAAAGMNTFFTGSSAVDIEVNSVLADNIDLLAISDGGINADTNTLYNMLDLVDQPLDELGNRSIRGIHEQTIAALGREISVQNSATEGLNDLYSTLKSQHLAITGVNIDEESIKMISYQRAFQASSRVISTAAEMLDILLAI; from the coding sequence GTGTGCGCGCACGAACGCTCGGCTTCACACTTTCGCGAGACGACCATGGGGCTGTTCGGCACCATCCAACAATCCAAGGGGGCGCTTGACGCGGCCCAGATTGGACTGCAGGTCGTTGGCAATAACATCGCCAACGCCAATACCGAAGGGTATATCCGCCAACGTCTGGAACAGACGCCTGCGGTGGCCTACCGTCAGGGCAACTTGATCCAGGGCCACGGTGTTCGCGCCACCGGTGTCGTGCAGGTGATCGACCAGCAATTAGCCGAGCGGATGTTCAACGCGAAAACCGCGGCGGCCGGTGCCGATTCGCTCAGCTCCGCCTACGGCCAACTGGAGTCCCTGATCACGGACCTCGATGGCGGTGGACTGAATGAACAATTCAGTCTCTTCAACAATGCGATGCACGACCTGTCGACGCAGCCCAACGATGCGGCCACCCGAGAATTTGTGATCATCCAAGGCCAAACTCTGGCCAGCAACGTCCAACAACTCCGCACCAACGCGGGTGAACTGCAAGACGGCTGGAATGCAGAACTCGATGACGCGGCGACGCAAATCAATCGCCTGACTGAACGAATCGCTCAGCTGAACGTCGAAATCGCAACCATCGAAGGTGGCGGCACACTCGGCAGCGACGCGACCGGACTGCGTGACCAACGCTACCGCGACCTGGAAGAACTGGCCAGCTACGTCAACATCAACTTCCAAGAGCAAGCGTCGGGAAACGTCAGCGTCTTCGTGGGCGGGGACTACTTGATTGCCGATGGCAATCGCCGCGAAGTCTACTCTGCCTACAGTGAAGAGGCGGGCGGGCAGGAAGTCCGAATCATCGACACCGACGCTCCTCTGAAAGCCACCGGAGGCAAGCTTGGCGCGGCGATGGAAGCTCGCAGCGGTGTCTTCGGCGAATATGTTGAGAGCCTGGATCAAATGGCTGCGGCACTCATCCAGGGCGTGAACAAGGTTCACTCTCAAGGCCAAGGCCGGACCGGATTCACCTCGTTGGTTTCCAGCAACACCAGCCAACCCGGTGTGCCACTGGGCGAAGCGGAATTGCCCTTTGAACCGAGCAACGGCAGCTTTGATTTCAACATCGTGGACTCCGACGGAGAACTGGTCAGCACCACGCGGATCGACGTTCGCAACTTGGGGACCGTCAACGACTCGACCATCTCATCCATTGTCTCTGACATCAACGCCGTCGAAGGTGTGACAGCGTCGCTTTCCGGCGATGGTCGCATTCGAATCGACAGCGACTCGGCCACGGCCCAGTTCACCTTTGGGCAAGACACCAGTGGTTTTGTGGCGGCGGCCGGAATGAACACCTTCTTCACGGGATCGTCTGCGGTGGACATCGAGGTCAACTCGGTGCTGGCCGACAACATCGATTTGCTGGCGATTTCCGACGGCGGCATCAATGCTGATACCAACACGCTGTACAACATGCTCGACCTGGTGGATCAACCGCTGGACGAACTGGGCAACCGCTCAATCCGCGGAATCCACGAACAAACCATCGCGGCACTGGGACGCGAAATCAGCGTGCAGAACAGTGCGACCGAAGGACTCAACGATTTGTATTCGACGCTGAAAAGCCAACACCTGGCGATCACCGGTGTGAACATCGACGAAGAGTCGATTAAGATGATTTCCTACCAACGCGCCTTCCAAGCTTCGTCGCGCGTGATTTCAACCGCAGCGGAAATGCTGGACATCTTGTTGGCAATTTGA
- the trpB gene encoding tryptophan synthase subunit beta produces the protein MSTVPSQQHASAQVPDSRGRFGDFGGRFVPETLTRALDELSEEYEKAKRDPEFQRELDGLLKTFVGRPSPLYHAKRLSSAVGGAQIWLKREDLNHTGAHKINNTIGQALLTLRMGKTRVIAETGAGQHGVASATACAHFGLPCTVYMGAEDIRRQKPNVFSMKLLGAKISPVESGSRTLRDAVNEAMRDWMASVENTHYIIGSVIGPHPFPMMVRDFQSVIGRETREQCRDTFGRLPDCVVACVGGGSNAAGMFYPFVEDEGVRMVGVEAGGRSATPGDHASPLSYGCPGVLHGSYSYVMQDDDGQTCDVHSMSAGLDYPGVGPEHSYWKDTKRVDYIGCRDEEALIAFERLASSEGILAALETSHAVAKAMEVAAEMSDQEHLVICLSGRGDKDSMEIARLRGEEW, from the coding sequence ATGAGTACCGTCCCGTCGCAGCAACATGCCTCCGCCCAAGTCCCCGATTCTCGCGGGCGATTCGGCGATTTTGGTGGCCGTTTCGTTCCCGAGACACTCACGCGGGCACTCGATGAGCTTTCCGAAGAGTACGAAAAGGCCAAGCGGGATCCCGAGTTTCAGCGTGAATTGGACGGTTTGCTGAAGACCTTTGTCGGGCGTCCCAGCCCGCTGTACCACGCCAAGCGGTTGTCTTCGGCCGTTGGTGGGGCCCAGATTTGGTTGAAACGCGAAGACCTCAATCACACCGGCGCTCACAAAATCAACAACACGATCGGGCAAGCCCTGCTGACGCTGCGGATGGGCAAGACTCGAGTGATCGCCGAAACCGGCGCTGGTCAGCATGGCGTGGCGTCGGCGACCGCTTGCGCCCACTTCGGACTGCCCTGCACCGTTTACATGGGCGCGGAAGACATTCGGCGGCAAAAACCCAATGTGTTCAGCATGAAGTTGTTGGGGGCCAAAATCTCGCCCGTCGAGTCCGGTTCGCGAACGCTGCGGGACGCGGTCAACGAAGCGATGCGAGACTGGATGGCTTCGGTCGAGAACACGCACTACATCATCGGCAGCGTGATCGGCCCGCATCCATTCCCAATGATGGTTCGCGATTTTCAATCGGTGATCGGCCGCGAAACGCGTGAGCAGTGCCGGGACACGTTTGGTCGGTTGCCGGATTGCGTCGTCGCATGCGTCGGTGGTGGCAGCAACGCGGCGGGCATGTTCTATCCGTTTGTCGAAGACGAAGGGGTGCGAATGGTCGGTGTGGAAGCTGGTGGCCGATCGGCAACACCCGGTGATCACGCCTCGCCACTGTCTTATGGTTGCCCCGGCGTTCTGCACGGCAGTTACAGCTACGTGATGCAAGACGATGATGGTCAAACGTGTGACGTGCATTCGATGAGCGCCGGATTGGACTACCCCGGGGTCGGTCCTGAACACAGTTATTGGAAGGACACGAAACGCGTCGACTACATCGGTTGCCGTGACGAGGAAGCGCTGATCGCGTTTGAACGCTTGGCATCTAGCGAAGGCATCTTGGCAGCCCTTGAAACCTCTCATGCGGTGGCCAAGGCCATGGAGGTCGCGGCCGAAATGTCGGACCAAGAACACTTGGTGATCTGCTTGTCCGGACGAGGCGACAAGGACTCGATGGAAATCGCTCGTCTGCGCGGCGAAGAGTGGTGA
- a CDS encoding class I SAM-dependent methyltransferase, giving the protein MSAQDRTLDHYQELMTINATSHVLRTGRELGLFDALLEGQKTLEVLAERTGLPESRLLLLLRPLTSVGIIEKYAEDYAISSVARLLCQYDADLGDAIWQGAPAGLKSEPQSSADAAVPQSRFDSIAATQWVHTPAAMQAAEILDFGPTPGEEDEGAGTVLSSGDSAPQTLLDLGCGSAVWSCAAAHRDPQLRVTLVDHPGALEAALATANSIELGDRFESIQGDALTTELPEGQFDHVLIAQRLNSYSPDQIRLMLQRATSAVKSGGRVIVIDSFEGPNRPSLAESIEALRIGIETEGGAVPELKEAQERMKAAGLESIQFTFIAASRVGLGLMTGIKP; this is encoded by the coding sequence ATGTCTGCCCAAGACCGTACCCTGGATCACTACCAGGAATTGATGACCATCAACGCCACTTCGCACGTGTTGCGAACCGGCCGTGAACTCGGATTGTTCGACGCCTTGCTGGAAGGTCAGAAAACGCTCGAGGTGCTGGCCGAACGCACCGGTTTGCCGGAGTCACGGTTGTTGCTGTTGCTGCGACCCCTGACATCGGTGGGGATCATCGAGAAGTACGCCGAGGATTATGCGATTTCATCGGTCGCTCGTTTGTTGTGCCAGTACGACGCGGACCTGGGCGACGCGATTTGGCAGGGCGCCCCGGCCGGATTGAAATCCGAGCCACAATCGTCTGCCGATGCCGCCGTCCCTCAGAGTCGCTTTGATTCCATTGCCGCGACTCAGTGGGTGCACACACCTGCGGCGATGCAGGCGGCAGAAATCTTGGACTTTGGACCGACTCCAGGAGAAGAGGACGAAGGCGCAGGAACGGTTTTGAGTTCCGGCGACTCGGCTCCACAAACGTTGCTCGATCTCGGATGCGGGTCGGCGGTATGGAGCTGTGCGGCGGCTCACCGTGACCCACAGTTGCGAGTCACGTTGGTGGACCATCCCGGTGCCTTGGAAGCGGCGCTCGCAACTGCCAACTCGATCGAGTTGGGTGATCGCTTTGAATCCATTCAAGGCGACGCTTTGACCACCGAGCTTCCCGAGGGGCAGTTCGACCATGTGTTGATCGCTCAGCGACTGAACAGCTATTCGCCCGATCAGATTCGTTTGATGTTGCAACGCGCGACGTCCGCGGTGAAGTCGGGTGGGCGGGTGATTGTGATTGATTCATTCGAAGGCCCGAACCGCCCGAGTTTGGCGGAGTCGATTGAAGCCCTGCGGATCGGAATTGAGACCGAAGGCGGTGCGGTGCCCGAATTGAAAGAGGCTCAGGAACGGATGAAGGCTGCCGGATTGGAATCGATTCAGTTCACCTTCATCGCAGCCAGTCGCGTCGGACTGGGGCTGATGACTGGGATCAAACCGTGA
- a CDS encoding aminotransferase class V-fold PLP-dependent enzyme — MVSKPSSRDANVPIGSDMGDDPWLWWRDRMPVTNHWAYFDHAAVAPISQPAAEALRSFAEVAASHGDVHWMDWSNAVNRLRDLTVDLIHCESEEVTLVPNTTTGINLVAEGLVWKAGDNMVVPEGEFPSNLYPWLNQQARGVEIRIVPRRDGRVEVEDLMAQVDERTRLISVSWVGYASGFRVDLDHLVKEAHERGVLVFLDAIQGLGMYPLDMRTCDVDFVAADGHKWLLGPEGAGVAVIRKRHLNSLRCPTVGWKSVENAHLFSGSTFELREDASRFEGGSLNQSGMIAFAASLEMFTAVSQRFGADAIGNRVLERAQRLRGLLTQAGAKLLFGPWDETPHASAITTFEVPGESPDDFRTRALESGVVISCRGGGIRASVHVYNDDADLQRLADLVTSSPAVSSSNPARS, encoded by the coding sequence ATGGTTTCCAAGCCTTCGTCGCGAGACGCGAATGTGCCGATCGGATCGGACATGGGAGACGACCCATGGCTGTGGTGGCGGGATCGCATGCCGGTGACCAACCATTGGGCTTACTTCGACCACGCAGCCGTGGCACCGATCAGCCAACCGGCCGCCGAGGCACTTCGTTCCTTCGCCGAAGTCGCGGCATCGCATGGCGATGTGCACTGGATGGATTGGTCCAATGCCGTCAATCGATTGCGTGACCTGACGGTGGATTTGATTCACTGCGAGTCGGAAGAGGTCACGTTGGTTCCCAACACCACCACCGGAATCAACCTGGTCGCCGAAGGTCTGGTTTGGAAAGCCGGTGACAACATGGTTGTTCCGGAAGGCGAATTTCCAAGCAACCTGTATCCGTGGCTGAACCAGCAAGCTCGCGGTGTCGAGATTCGAATCGTTCCGCGTCGTGATGGACGCGTCGAAGTCGAGGACTTGATGGCTCAAGTTGATGAACGCACTCGTTTGATCTCAGTCAGTTGGGTCGGCTACGCCAGCGGTTTTCGCGTGGACCTGGATCACTTGGTGAAAGAGGCCCACGAACGAGGCGTGCTGGTGTTCCTCGACGCGATCCAAGGTTTGGGCATGTACCCGCTCGACATGCGAACCTGCGATGTCGACTTCGTCGCCGCTGACGGGCACAAGTGGCTGCTCGGTCCGGAAGGGGCCGGGGTGGCGGTGATTCGCAAGCGTCATTTGAATTCGCTGCGTTGTCCCACCGTGGGCTGGAAGAGCGTTGAGAACGCGCACCTGTTTTCGGGATCCACATTTGAGTTGCGGGAGGACGCATCCCGTTTTGAAGGTGGCTCGCTGAACCAATCCGGAATGATCGCGTTCGCGGCCAGTTTGGAAATGTTCACCGCGGTGTCGCAACGATTCGGGGCCGATGCGATCGGAAATCGCGTGTTGGAACGCGCTCAGCGTCTCCGCGGTTTGCTGACGCAAGCCGGTGCGAAATTGTTGTTTGGGCCTTGGGATGAGACGCCTCACGCCAGTGCGATCACGACATTTGAAGTGCCTGGGGAATCACCAGATGATTTCCGCACGCGGGCTCTCGAATCGGGGGTGGTGATCAGTTGCCGCGGCGGCGGCATTCGGGCCAGCGTTCATGTCTATAATGACGACGCGGATTTGCAACGATTGGCCGATTTGGTCACTTCGTCCCCCGCTGTTTCTTCTTCCAATCCAGCGCGGAGCTGA
- the coaD gene encoding pantetheine-phosphate adenylyltransferase, with protein sequence MSLNSSNADAGELSHSIAVYTGSFDPVTLGHLHIIERASKLFDTLVVGIGINADKKALFNPEERIELVQAISNHLPNVRVQTFDGLAVDFVRSLGASVMVRGIRPLTDIAGEFTMMMANRQLDAEIETVFLMADERFAHVSSSLLKQIAMLSEDDGHLAKFVPRPVIASLRAKLSAQAF encoded by the coding sequence TTGTCTCTGAACTCCTCCAACGCCGACGCTGGCGAACTGTCGCATTCCATCGCTGTGTACACAGGGTCGTTCGATCCTGTCACGCTCGGTCACTTGCACATCATCGAACGCGCCTCCAAGTTGTTCGACACATTGGTGGTCGGGATCGGCATCAACGCAGACAAAAAAGCGTTGTTCAATCCGGAAGAACGCATCGAATTGGTGCAAGCCATCTCGAATCATTTGCCGAACGTGCGTGTTCAAACCTTTGATGGTTTGGCGGTCGATTTTGTGCGTTCGCTGGGTGCCAGCGTGATGGTGCGGGGGATTCGTCCACTGACCGATATCGCCGGCGAGTTCACCATGATGATGGCCAACCGCCAACTCGACGCGGAAATTGAAACCGTGTTCTTGATGGCCGACGAGCGATTTGCGCACGTCAGTTCTTCGTTGCTGAAACAGATCGCAATGCTGAGCGAGGACGATGGGCACCTGGCGAAATTTGTGCCGCGTCCGGTCATCGCGTCCTTGCGTGCCAAGCTTTCCGCGCAAGCGTTCTGA